From Deltaproteobacteria bacterium:
AGATTCTCCGTCCGGGCGAAATTGGTGAGTAGAGAGGAGATATAATCCGTCACCCTCTTGTCCTTGATGTTCAAGTCCCAAAAACTCCTCCTCGTGGCCCAATCAAAAAACTCCTTCAGCCTTTTATTAGATCCTTCTACTTCCCCCGCCATTTTTAGACCTAACTATCTATGTCTTTTCTATTAAACCCTCATGAGGGTAGGAGAAGATCCATAAATAAATTATATCATTAGTAATGAAATCTGCAAGTCTCTAATGATTTCTTTTCCTCTCCACGGCGATACCACAATTTATAAGGGGAGGTAACCCCTATTGAGACCTGTCAAGGATATTTTGTGGCGAAATCCTTTCCACGTCAACTTTATTTTTGTAAAACATGCTGCTACCAAACCCTCACAAGGGTTTGCCCTCACCCCCGCCCATGAAAATGCAGCGTGCTTTTGGCACGTCTCTCTGGGGGCAAAGCCCCCAGACCCCCAACAAGGAGAATATCTTTCGGGGTTTCGGGGGGCACAGCCTCCTTAATGAGATGACCTGAAGGTCGTCGGGGTTTCAGGGGGCGAAGCCCCCTGAAGTGGGGCTTTCAAAAACCTTGAGGTTAAAGGAACTTTTATGTTATCAATTTACCGTGAAAAGGTATTTTCACGGTAAAATGTGTTAGATCAACGTGGAGCAAGGTCCTCAATATCTTACAAGGGGAAGGACTGTGCAGGAGAAAAAGGAGATCGTCAGGGCTACAGGGGTGGTTAGTTCTGCCACCTTTATGAGTAGGGTCCTGGGGTTGATACGAGACATGGTCATCTCCGGCTATTTCGGTGCCGGCATGGCCACCGATGCCTTTTTCATCGCCTTTACCATACCCAACTTGCTGAGGAGGCTCCTCGGGGAGGGAACCCTCACGGTCTCATTTGTCCCCGTCTATACAGAATACTTGACCCATCAGCCCCAAGAGTCCCAGCGGGTCGTCCATATCACCACCACCGTCGTCACCTCCCTCCTACTTATATTGACCATCATGGGGATTGTCCTGACCCCCTGGATCATCAAGTTGCAGGCCTTCGGATGGAAGGACCCTTCTCTGATAAGGCTCACCATCCTGCTGACCCGCATATGCTTCCCCTATCTCTTCTTTATCGGCTTGGTGGCATTGGCTATGGGGGTCCTGAACTCCCATCGCCACTTTGCTGCCCCTGCCCTGGCCCCCTGTCTGCTCAACATTTCAATCATTGTCAGTGTCCTCCTTCTGGCCCCCAGAATCAACCCCCCTGTGCTCACCTTGGCCCTGGGGGTATTCCTTGGAGGGTTGGCCCAATTCCTTCTCCAACTCCCCTTTTTGCGCGCCAAGGGGATAACCTTTAAGATAAACTTCGACCTGTGCCACCCAGCCTTGCGACGCATCGCCCTAATGATGGCCCCTATGATGATAGGGATCGCGGCCTTTCAGTTTAACCAGGTGGTAAACCGCTTCCTGGCCTCATTCCTCCCGCAGGGGAGCATCTCCTATCTCTATTATGCCGACAGGATCTTCGAGTTCCCCCTGGGGCTTTTCGCTATCGCCCTCGGGGTAGCAGTCCTGCCCAGCTTCTCGCGCCTGGTGGCTGAAGGGAGGATTGAGGAACTCAATGAGGGAGTGAACTTCTCCTTGAGGATGATCCTGTTCATCACCGTACCCGCCATGGTGGGGTTAATCATCCTCCGGGTCCCCATCCTCAACCTCATCTTTCAACACGGGGCCTTTACCTACCACAGCACCATCATGTCGGCCAAGGCCTTGCTCTTCTATTCCCTCAGCATCTGGGCCTTTGGGGGGATAACTGTCCTGTCTCGGGCCTTTTACGCCCTAGAGGATGCCAAGACCCCGGTCAAGGTGGCCATAATGGCCCTGGTGGCCAACTTCCTGCTGGGAGTAGTCCTGATGCACCCTTTGCGACATGCGGGTTTGGCCCTGGCCAATTCGCTGGCCGCCATCTTAAATGTGGCATTTCTGGCCTATTTCTTCCACCGCAAGACCTCTGGGCTGCGCTGGAGAGAGCTCACCTCCTCCATGCTCAAGATAGCCCTGGCCATCATCCCTATGTCCCTGGTGGTTCTTCTGACTGAGAGAGGATATACATGGAGGGAAAGCGGGGGTTATGCAGCGAAGATACCGCTGTTGGGTGGCGGAATAATTGCAGGAATTG
This genomic window contains:
- the murJ gene encoding murein biosynthesis integral membrane protein MurJ; its protein translation is MQEKKEIVRATGVVSSATFMSRVLGLIRDMVISGYFGAGMATDAFFIAFTIPNLLRRLLGEGTLTVSFVPVYTEYLTHQPQESQRVVHITTTVVTSLLLILTIMGIVLTPWIIKLQAFGWKDPSLIRLTILLTRICFPYLFFIGLVALAMGVLNSHRHFAAPALAPCLLNISIIVSVLLLAPRINPPVLTLALGVFLGGLAQFLLQLPFLRAKGITFKINFDLCHPALRRIALMMAPMMIGIAAFQFNQVVNRFLASFLPQGSISYLYYADRIFEFPLGLFAIALGVAVLPSFSRLVAEGRIEELNEGVNFSLRMILFITVPAMVGLIILRVPILNLIFQHGAFTYHSTIMSAKALLFYSLSIWAFGGITVLSRAFYALEDAKTPVKVAIMALVANFLLGVVLMHPLRHAGLALANSLAAILNVAFLAYFFHRKTSGLRWRELTSSMLKIALAIIPMSLVVLLTERGYTWRESGGYAAKIPLLGGGIIAGIVLFFLFSYLLRNKELRFLWEAFRGGSHTR